In the genome of Nakaseomyces glabratus chromosome K, complete sequence, the window GATGATAATATCGGCGATATGCCGGAGGACCAGGTAGATTTAACCCAGCTCAATATTAGCTTCATTGACAATTCTGACACAAATTTGAGGcgcaaagaaaaattacaaGAGATAGAAGCAGAAGAACTAACCGAATCCAAATTAGAGGAATATCTTAGAACTAAGAGACAACTTCGGGAacaggaagaagaagaatcgGATGTTCAGGATACCGACCTTGGATCAAATACTGATATACAACGTGATAATCTAACCAATCTCAAAATCCAACTTAAGAAAACGAAAATAAAGCAAAATAAAGTAAAGAAACCactaaataaaaacaaaaataatgtttttGGTTGAGATAAAAGTTCAAGAAACTGATTAAAAAATCTATTATACCAAAACGAGCATCTACTGCTGACCTACTTAATGTTAATCTAGCAATTTAAAAGCTGATAAACTAAAGTAACCACAACTAGGAAAGTTGTACAAGGACAAGTGAATATAGCCAAATTGTCCTATATGACCTGCGAGATCGAAATCACCCATAACGATAAATATGTTTGGttaaacaaatttttttgcgatgagctcgaTGAGCTTTAATAGTATTATTCATGTTGACATTGAACTAGTGCCATTAAACAAGctattcaaatattgaGAAGCTTGATATAATACATTTCTCACAAGGTCACATCTGAGACAAAAGACAGTTGATATTAGTTATCAAAATTACAACATTGTGCATATTGCAgtagaaaaataaagaaagcCTTACTGAGCAAATACGATGACTGTAAGCACAAGATCTAAGGAGcatattaaatttgatgataatgatgaaaCCGCTCATACAGAGACTGAGACACAGGAAAGTGTGAAATCTCTACGGTCCAAGTCTGTTGATGTTAGTGATAGCGACAGCGACAGCGACGATGACGCCCCAGAAGAGGAAGGTCTAGGAAACGCCAAAGATGAAGTGGAGGATCAAATTAAGAAACAGGAACAAGCTGCGATCCTTGAGAAACAAAGGATaagagaaaagagaaagaaagaaaatgaacGTCTTAAAGAGCAAcaacttgaaaaaaaaatgagaaCCGAAGAAAtgcaaaaacaaatagCAGAGCTGGAGAAACTTCAATCACAAACGGTTGAAAGTGACGAAGAGGAACTCCAGGAATTACCAGAAGATCTGCTTGCTAAAATCAATAATGTTGATCCAACAGCAGGCCAAACGATACCGAAACATATTAACTTTAATGACATAGACACGCAGGATTTTGTCCCAGAAGTCAAAGAacagataaagaaaagaaagaaaaatgctTTGAAGCAGCTTTGCAAAACTACAATGAATAAAGGTGTTGTAAAGGTATCTGTCTTATCTTCAAATCTATCAAAATCGGCTccaaaaaaagaaggaaaTGTTACCAATCTAAGAAACAAATGGCTGAAAAGAAGGTCATTAAACAGAAAGTAATTACGATAAGTCTTATCACTAATCTAAAGTCGATAGATGTCCTTAAATAATCTACATTCCAGGCCAGTATATCACGTCTTTACATATGCATAAATAATAGCGCTAGTCCATAAGCCTAACTTTCAAATCTAAGCGTTTGCAGTATTCTATTATCTAACCAATTCAATCATCTTTAACCATAAATGATATTAATGTCGGTATGAAAGCTCCTACCAGAATGTACAAAGATTCGTCATATTTTAAGAAATAAGAAGTCTTAGAATTTTGTTCCAAGACATCTACACTAATAGATTCTGTATCATTCGATGCTGCATTATATTCATCATTCACAAAAGTAGAAGGATCACTAGTTTGTTCGATGAAGTGATCATCTTCAGAGAAGGCTGTGAACGATGCATAAAGCAAACTTCCTCCACTCATTAACAGCAAATTACTACTAATATAATCCATTGTCGCAGACTGCCTCAAATTCAATAGTGAAAGTAGAATATAACCAACTGGTGTTGAGAGACTAAAGGCAAAAAGGTTTGTCATACACTCAGTCATGGGTAATCCCTGTTTCGTTAACATTAGTGCTGAAAGTGATAACACTGCCGGTATCTTGTGTATAGTAATTGCAATAAATACAACAATTAATAACCGCTGGTTGTTGGATGTTGTGCCTAAAGCCACACCATCTGAAATACCATGTATCACAAACGCTAATATcacattatttttcaatactCGGGCAACTACCACTCTAGGCTTTGTcagtatttcttttatcGAGTAATTTAAATTGCTTCTAAAAGCACTACTTGTTGGGAGGTCATTGCTTTCTTCAGGATTTTGAATTAGAAATGCATTTGTATTACTCATTATCGAATGTCCCAAACGGTCAAACAAATACACCCCAATGAAGCCTGCTAATAAATCGAAACCAACATTCCCACCTTCTTCTGTGCATGCCTTGATCCCTTCTGGAATGACTAACATAAACGCAGTCCCTAGTAGCATGCCAACACCAAACTGAGAGAAAACCTTCAGAAAGCCATTCTGAGTGTTACTGTAAGTCGAGTTTAtgttaatataataaaatggcAGGCAGCCGATACTGAACGTAGCTACTAGCAACAATATTGCTAATAATATAACTGCAGCTATATTTATTCCCATTTGTAGCTATTACtcacagaagaaaaataccCTCAGTGGCTTGAAATCAATCAATTGACCTTAACTATATACAAACTAACCATTTTCAAAGACACTACCAATAAAGTACAAGTCCATTCCGTTCAACTTTAACTAGACAGCCTTATTTAGCcagatatttt includes:
- the BUD21 gene encoding Bud21p (CAGL0K05555g~Ortholog(s) have snoRNA binding activity), translated to MTVSTRSKEHIKFDDNDETAHTETETQESVKSLRSKSVDVSDSDSDSDDDAPEEEGLGNAKDEVEDQIKKQEQAAILEKQRIREKRKKENERLKEQQLEKKMRTEEMQKQIAELEKLQSQTVESDEEELQELPEDLLAKINNVDPTAGQTIPKHINFNDIDTQDFVPEVKEQIKKRKKNALKQLCKTTMNKGVVKVSVLSSNLSKSAPKKEGNVTNLRNKWLKRRSLNRK
- the ATX2 gene encoding Mn(2+) transporter ATX2 (CAGL0K05577g~Ortholog(s) have manganese ion transmembrane transporter activity, role in cellular manganese ion homeostasis and Golgi membrane, endoplasmic reticulum, late endosome, trans-Golgi network localization), which produces MGINIAAVILLAILLLVATFSIGCLPFYYININSTYSNTQNGFLKVFSQFGVGMLLGTAFMLVIPEGIKACTEEGGNVGFDLLAGFIGVYLFDRLGHSIMSNTNAFLIQNPEESNDLPTSSAFRSNLNYSIKEILTKPRVVVARVLKNNVILAFVIHGISDGVALGTTSNNQRLLIVVFIAITIHKIPAVLSLSALMLTKQGLPMTECMTNLFAFSLSTPVGYILLSLLNLRQSATMDYISSNLLLMSGGSLLYASFTAFSEDDHFIEQTSDPSTFVNDEYNAASNDTESISVDVLEQNSKTSYFLKYDESLYILVGAFIPTLISFMVKDD